In Dunckerocampus dactyliophorus isolate RoL2022-P2 chromosome 14, RoL_Ddac_1.1, whole genome shotgun sequence, one DNA window encodes the following:
- the wnt8b gene encoding protein Wnt-8b isoform X1: MFTRLQVCFYVFILLAHMRSSCCWSVNNFLMTGPKAYLIYSSSVAAGAQSGIEECKHQFAWERWNCPERALQLSTHSSLRSANRETAFVHAISSAGVMYTLTRNCSLGDFDNCGCDDSRNGQRGGHGWLWGGCSDNVGFGEAIAKQFVDALETGQDARAAMNLHNNEAGRKAVKGTMQKTCKCHGVSGSCTTQTCWLQLPEFREVGNYLKEKYHRALKVDLLRGGGNSAASRGAIAETFSSISRKELVHLEDSPDYCLENRTLGLPGTESRECVKKGKNLSKWEKRSCKRLCGECGLAVEERKAETVSSCNCKFHWCCAVKCEQCRKTVTKFYCVKKGGVRARNESAGGRRKNLKLRKKH; this comes from the exons GCGTACCTCATCTATTCCAGCAGCGTGGCGGCGGGGGCTCAGAGCGGCATCGAGGAGTGCAAGCACCAGTTTGCGTGGGAGCGCTGGAACTGTCCCGAGAGAGCCCTGCAGCTGTCCACGCACAGCAGCCTGCGCAGCG CCAATCGGGAGACGGCGTTTGTGCACGCCATCAGCTCGGCGGGGGTCATGTACACGCTAACCAGGAACTGCAGCCTGGGAGATTTCGACAACTGCGGCTGCGACGACAGCAGGAACGGACAGCGAG GTGGTCACGGGTGGCTGTGGGGAGGCTGCAGCGACAACGTGGGCTTCGGGGAGGCCATCGCTAAGCAGTTTGTGGACGCCTTGGAGACGGGGCAGGACGCTCGGGCGGCCATGAATCTCCACAACAACGAAGCGGGCCGAAAG GCGGTGAAGGGGACCATGCAGAAGACCTGCAAATGTCACGGCGTGTCGGGAAGCTGCACCACGCAAACCTGCTGGCTGCAGCTGCCCGAGTTCAGGGAGGTGGGCAACTACCTGAAGGAGAAGTACCACCGAGCCCTGAAGGTGGATCTCCTCCGCGGGGGCGGGAACAGCGCGGCCAGCCGAGGAGCCATCGCCGAGACCTTCAGCTCCATCTCCCGCAAGGAGCTGGTCCACCTGGAGGACTCCCCCGACTACTGCCTGGAGAACCGCACGTTGGGCCTGCCGGGCACCGAGAGCCGCGAATGCGTGAAGAAGGGCAAGAACTTGAGCAAATGGGAGAAGCGCAGCTGCAAGAGGCTGTGCGGCGAGTGCGGCCTGGCCGTGGAGGAGCGCAAGGCCGAGACGGTGTCCAGCTGCAACTGTAAGTTCCACTGGTGCTGCGCCGTCAAATGCGAGCAGTGCCGGAAGACCGTGACCAAGTTTTACTGCGTGAAGAAGGGAGGCGTGAGGGCCAGGAACGAGAGCGCCGGCGGCCGCCGCAAGAACCTCAAGCTGAGGAAGAAGCACTGA
- the wnt8b gene encoding protein Wnt-8b isoform X2 has protein sequence MFLSELSIHLLHSSGCRLTCQDVHAFAVNNFLMTGPKAYLIYSSSVAAGAQSGIEECKHQFAWERWNCPERALQLSTHSSLRSANRETAFVHAISSAGVMYTLTRNCSLGDFDNCGCDDSRNGQRGGHGWLWGGCSDNVGFGEAIAKQFVDALETGQDARAAMNLHNNEAGRKAVKGTMQKTCKCHGVSGSCTTQTCWLQLPEFREVGNYLKEKYHRALKVDLLRGGGNSAASRGAIAETFSSISRKELVHLEDSPDYCLENRTLGLPGTESRECVKKGKNLSKWEKRSCKRLCGECGLAVEERKAETVSSCNCKFHWCCAVKCEQCRKTVTKFYCVKKGGVRARNESAGGRRKNLKLRKKH, from the exons GCGTACCTCATCTATTCCAGCAGCGTGGCGGCGGGGGCTCAGAGCGGCATCGAGGAGTGCAAGCACCAGTTTGCGTGGGAGCGCTGGAACTGTCCCGAGAGAGCCCTGCAGCTGTCCACGCACAGCAGCCTGCGCAGCG CCAATCGGGAGACGGCGTTTGTGCACGCCATCAGCTCGGCGGGGGTCATGTACACGCTAACCAGGAACTGCAGCCTGGGAGATTTCGACAACTGCGGCTGCGACGACAGCAGGAACGGACAGCGAG GTGGTCACGGGTGGCTGTGGGGAGGCTGCAGCGACAACGTGGGCTTCGGGGAGGCCATCGCTAAGCAGTTTGTGGACGCCTTGGAGACGGGGCAGGACGCTCGGGCGGCCATGAATCTCCACAACAACGAAGCGGGCCGAAAG GCGGTGAAGGGGACCATGCAGAAGACCTGCAAATGTCACGGCGTGTCGGGAAGCTGCACCACGCAAACCTGCTGGCTGCAGCTGCCCGAGTTCAGGGAGGTGGGCAACTACCTGAAGGAGAAGTACCACCGAGCCCTGAAGGTGGATCTCCTCCGCGGGGGCGGGAACAGCGCGGCCAGCCGAGGAGCCATCGCCGAGACCTTCAGCTCCATCTCCCGCAAGGAGCTGGTCCACCTGGAGGACTCCCCCGACTACTGCCTGGAGAACCGCACGTTGGGCCTGCCGGGCACCGAGAGCCGCGAATGCGTGAAGAAGGGCAAGAACTTGAGCAAATGGGAGAAGCGCAGCTGCAAGAGGCTGTGCGGCGAGTGCGGCCTGGCCGTGGAGGAGCGCAAGGCCGAGACGGTGTCCAGCTGCAACTGTAAGTTCCACTGGTGCTGCGCCGTCAAATGCGAGCAGTGCCGGAAGACCGTGACCAAGTTTTACTGCGTGAAGAAGGGAGGCGTGAGGGCCAGGAACGAGAGCGCCGGCGGCCGCCGCAAGAACCTCAAGCTGAGGAAGAAGCACTGA